The genomic DNA GAGAAGTTGAATGCAAATTAGCCGCTTCGGCGCTAGAAAGAAAAGACATATTCCTAAAGAGATTTACCATCTAAGTAAGAAATAGTAAACCTGCAATTCTAAACAAGGAAATTCTTTTAGCAGTCTTTCATTCTTCAAAAGATCAGTGATCTTTCTTAAAACATCAGTGATCTTTTTTGAAACATCAGTGATCTTTTTTGAAACATCAGTGATCTTTTTTGAAACATCAGTGATCTTTTTTAAAACATCACTGATGTTTTATGGAAGCAAAGGCTAACCGGTCGCGAGTGGCTAGTAAATTTTTAGACTATCGGTTAGTTTTGTTAGCTTGATCTTGGTGCCCATGCGAGTTTTAAGAATCAACTTATAGTCATTTCCCTTGCTGACTTCTTTGGGAACCTTAAAAGAGATTTTTTTATTCATCACAAGTGAATATTCAGTAACGCGAATCTCAGTGTCCTTCTTTAAAAAGAATAAACCTAAATCCAAATCTGTTTTTTCAAAAGCTAGCCTTTCACCCGTAAGACTAATCAAATCTCCAATCTCGATAGTATTTTTTTCATTCGAATGATTTTCGATAGATAGCATTACAGGTTGTGGTTTATCTCTATTAACCCGAACTACTTTTGCGTCCTTGGTGACTTTCTTACCCAAGGCTATATTAGGTGCTAATGAAATTTCTATCCAATGTTTCTTTTTAGAAAAGACTTCTTTCTCTTCTTTGAAATTTCCTTTTACTTGCGGTCGTAAACTACAAAAGCCAAGGTTGATACTTCTCCCTTGCGAAAGATTGTCTATACAAACTCTTTCGATATTTTCAAACACTGCTTTCACATCCGCCACTGTAATCGAAGAGCCATACGCAATTTCTTTCATAGCTTGTTCAAGCGATACATTTCCTTCTTGTATTGTCTTAGGGACAAACGGCGATTTATCCGCTGTTAAGAGTTTACTCTTGATTAGATTGTATTTTATCATTGTGGCTCCTTGCACTTATAGCTGCATTAAATTTAGACTACAAATTTAACTTTGTCATTTGGTATATTTGCGAGAGTGGTATTTAAGCTTTCACATCTGTAAAGCTGTTGAAATATCTGTATTTCAAGTAAATTGAATATACTTTCTAGGTTTATTAATTATTTTACATTTTGATATGACCGATAGAGAACCACCCTAATCCATTTGGGAAAAAAGGAAAAATCCTCACCAAAAAAAAGTGAAGGAAATTGAAGAAGTGTATAAAGACAAAGGGATTCCAATTGAGTTTCATGCATATAATGCAGAGGAGGATGATACTGATGCTGGGTAGTCAAATTAACTTTTACTTCATGGAAGAAGATGCGATACGTTGATACACAAAATTACTTTCTGATAGACTGCACTGAATCTCCTGTTGTAGAATATAGAACTGGATATCAAGACGGAATATAAAAAGAAGAGGGCGAGTATTTTATACAAAAGATTCTCTTGTCAAAGATGATTTTATAAGAAAAAACGAAAAATTTCAGGACATGGCAAATGATTTTTTCAAATGGATAAGAAAGCATTTCAAAAATGTTAAAATGAAAGGTTACGAAGAAATTCTAATTACAGAAAGAACATTGAAATGGTTAAACGGTTCAAAAGATAGAAAGCTTGCGGATTTCCCAGAAGTCATAAAACAAGAAGCTGCCGAAAGAAAACAATTAGTTGCATAGGTTCCATTATTCGATTGACTTCAATTTTTAAGCACGAAATCTACAAAAATTTCCCCCTTACTTCAAAACACCTTTCAATGAATAAGCAGCAGCAATCCGGTTTTGCTTGAGCTTTTAGAATTATGGGAGAAGTTGAATGCAGATTACCGGAAAGAAAACGTTTAACAATATGCATTTAAAATTAAGATGCCCGAAATGTCATAGTAGTGATATCAAACGAGATTGGTTCTTG from Leptospiraceae bacterium includes the following:
- a CDS encoding DUF4469 domain-containing protein — encoded protein: MIKYNLIKSKLLTADKSPFVPKTIQEGNVSLEQAMKEIAYGSSITVADVKAVFENIERVCIDNLSQGRSINLGFCSLRPQVKGNFKEEKEVFSKKKHWIEISLAPNIALGKKVTKDAKVVRVNRDKPQPVMLSIENHSNEKNTIEIGDLISLTGERLAFEKTDLDLGLFFLKKDTEIRVTEYSLVMNKKISFKVPKEVSKGNDYKLILKTRMGTKIKLTKLTDSLKIY